The Phoenix dactylifera cultivar Barhee BC4 chromosome 17, palm_55x_up_171113_PBpolish2nd_filt_p, whole genome shotgun sequence genome contains a region encoding:
- the LOC103707363 gene encoding eukaryotic translation initiation factor 4G-like isoform X2: MSFNQSRAEKSEGQQLRKSGRSGSSGQQRGYSGGGGGKGGGSAPPPQLSSSSSFPSSSSDHPPLWTNRTFKKSGNGQGGSSRANSSSSSSGTSFVGAPAAPVALRAVQNGPHVQPPLHGSSDAAASSSANPVDAPIPRNLRAHPRAPISQSAAGTSDAEAPVTPAKGDGSETFTLQFGSISPGIMDGMQIPARTTSAPPNLDEQKKDKAHHGSFRGVPKVPIPSGPQQPLQPKKDAGGVNQSNIGESLPPAQVKRDMHSQISAAPAVLLPKSSILPIAGISMPMAFQQPQVPLQFGGPSPQLQSQGVVATSLQMPMTLPVGNVPQVPQQMFLHGLQSHPLQPQLMMHQGQGLNFAPQMGRQLPPQLGNLGISIATQQFAQQQSGKFGAPRKTTVKITHPETHEELRLHKRTDSYTDGGFTQQRSLPNATSQSQPVPSLFPPHYSPPFQPNAYNSPQMFFSTSTSLPLTNSQMASGSQAARYSYPVGQVGQATTFTHPSVIKPMPGSKAGSPLHGLTEPMIVEAVPVSAPSATVHGNKAGTASEIVSLRTSNAEAPVVLKPSGEATSSHPQSNSKVSLQCSVQQSKSASPPSETTQAAVSSLPVVPHGDYEPVETGTGGRIKEPVERMTLLKDNQKKQNKKDLRYSQNPQQTDASESADRDGTTGQLSRNSEKAPEFSGEVPGDVCLRGDSGILVKEKGYSETSTSTGLEMDETFLSRDNSILLDVEPEQETLAEKELRKTRVSSDFSQDTGNAKMHPISVLTECVEGGKQVELAEQDGTGKCNSESSTVCESYDAERQQSGSYNEAGEQSLMVEKTNEELYISSSMSLDFKKADAVSSSHLSSANIEENKPSSLDAITSKEIYSQDVALSNPDVSQLETAAVSAPVTNKVTEKLEGKVTELSSEELVSVLSSRPEDKTALDPPRAQPSGKRKKRKEILSKADAAGTSDLYNAYKGPEEKHEITTTPESVDGPGVVDAEKPVVADTDKNVVASEGDGQSKVEVDDWEDAADISTPKLKIPENGQQVCQVEKCKVDDGNESMSRKYSRDFLLTFSEQYTDLPVGFEIRSDISDALMSVSVGASLVVDHEPYPSPGRITNRSPGGSRVDRHMVGTLDDDKWTKASSSFASVRDLRPEMGHGAAIMNFRPGQGVSHGVLRHPRGQSSSQFAGGILSGLVQTLASQGGIPRNGVDTDRWQRSPGTQRGLIPSPQTPAQVIHRAEKRYEVGKATDKEEAKQRQLKAILNKLTPQNFEKLFQQVKEVNIDNTVTLTGVISQIFDKALMEPTFCEMYADFCYHLANELPDFTEDSEKITFKRLLLNKCQEEFERGEREEAEANKSEEEGEAKQSEEEREKKKIKARRRMLGNIRLIGELYKKRMLTERIMHECIKKLLGQYQNPDEEDIEALCKLMSTIGEMIDHPKAKEHMDAYFDMMAKLSTNQKLSSRVRFMLKDAIDLRKNKWQQRRKVEGPKKIEEVHRDAVQERQAQASRSARGSGISAASRRGRPVDYGLRASSMLPPPSSQVGNMHNLSPQVRGYGSQGVRLKDRHPFGSKTLSVPLPQRPNNDDSITLGPQGGLARGMSARGHSLISNVLSPDISPSVGDYRRMPSGPNGYRRAPDSSKEEIMPKNMPDRFSGAPHDPMNPQDRSTYFGSRGKILDCSFDRSAASIIPAGHVQVSLSGSAGAPSEVKQLSEEVLQEKSISAIREFYSARDEEEVSLCIKELNCPNFHPAMISLWVIDSFERKDMERDILATLLVNLCKSPDSLLNQVQLIQGFESALASLEDAVNDAPRAAEFLGCVFAKVILENVVPLREVGKLIHQGGEEPGRLLELGLASEVLGSILEVIKKEKGESVLNEICAISNLRLEDFRPPHSIKAKKLDAFL; the protein is encoded by the exons ATGTCCTTCAATCAATCCAGGGCAGAGAAGAGCGAGGGCCAGCAGCTGAGGAAGAGCGGTCGTTCCGGCAGCTCCGGCCAGCAAAGGGGATattccggcggcggcggcggaaagGGCGGCGGCTCTGCCCCTCCTCCCCaactctcctcttcctcctcttttccctCCTCTTCGTCGGACCACCCGCCCCTCTGGACAAATCGGAC ATTCAAGAAGTCTGGAAATGGACAAGGAGGGTCATCTAGGGCGAATTCATCGAGTTCGAGTTCTGGGACGAGTTTTGTTGGTGCCCCCGCTGCTCCCGTTGCTCTGCGGGCCGTGCAGAATGGTCCCCATGTCCAACCACCTTTGCATG GATCATCTGATGCAGCAGCATCAAGTTCTGCAAACCCTGTGGATGCACCCATTCCAAGAAACCTGCGAGCccatccaagggctccaatttCTCAGTCTGCTGCAGGAACTTCAGATGCCGAAGCCCCTGTGACTCCGGCCAAAG GTGACGGATCCGAGACATTTACCCTTCAATTTGGGTCTATAAGCCCTGGTATCATGGATGGAATGCAG ATTCCTGCTCGGACTACCTCAGCTCCACCTAATCTGGATGAGCAGAAGAAGGACAAG GCTCACCATGGTTCATTCAGGGGTGTGCCCAAAGTTCCCATACCCTCTGGACCACAGCAGCCACTACAGCCTAAGAAGGATGCAGGTGGTGTTAACCAATCTAATATTGGAGAGTCTCTACCTCCTGCCCAGGTAAAGCGGGATATGCACTCACAAATTTCAGCTGCGCCTGCTGTACTGCTACCCAAATCTTCTATTCTTCCTATAGCTGGAATATCTATGCCGATGGCCTTTCAACAGCCCCAAGTCCCCTTGCAATTTGGTGGCCCCAGTCCTCAGCTGCAGTCACAGGGTGTTGTAGCCACTTCACTGCAAATGCCAATGACATTACCTGTTGGAAATGTTCCCCAAGTACCACAGCAGATGTTTCTCCATGGCCTTCAGTCTCATCCTCTGCAGCCTCAGCTGATGATGCACCAGGGACAAGGCTTGAACTTTGCACCTCAAATGGGTCGCCAACTTCCTCCTCAGTTAGGAAACCTTGGAATCAGTATTGCCACCCAACAGTTTGCACAACAGCAATCTGGAAAATTTGGTGCTCCTCGCAAGACCACTGTAAAGATAACTCACCCAGAGACCCATGAGGAGCTGAGACTTCATAAAAGGACAGATTCATATACTGATGGTGGTTTTACACAGCAAAGGTCCCTTCCCAATGCAACCTCTCAATCCCAACCTGTTCCATCATTGTTCCCGCCCCATTATTCTCCTCCATTTCAACCCAATGCTTATAACTCACCACAGATGTTCTTCTCTACCTCAACTTCTCTTCCTTTGACGAACAGCCAGATGGCTTCTGGTTCACAGGCAGCAAGATATAGCTATCCAGTTGGCCAGGTTGGCCAAGCCACTACATTCACGCATCCATCTGTCATTAAGCCCATGCCTGGTAGCAAAGCTGGCTCTCCTTTGCATGGTCTCACTGAACCAATGATAGTGGAAGCTGTGCCAGTTTCTGCTCCATCAGCTACAGTTCATGGGAATAAAGCTGGAACTGCTTCAGAGATAGTTAGCTTGCGTACAAGCAATGCTGAAGCACCTGTGGTGTTAAAGCCTTCTGGAGAAGCCACGTCTTCTCATCCACAAAGTAACAGTAAGGTCAGTCTACAATGTTCTGTTCAGCAGTCTAAATCAGCTTCTCCGCCGTCGGAGACCACACAGGCTGCAGTTTCATCACTTCCTGTTGTTCCTCATGGGGATTATGAACCTGTTGAGACAGGAACTGGTGGCAGAATAAAAGAACCTGTTGAAAGAATGACTTTATTGAAGGATAAccaaaaaaagcaaaataagaagGACCTCAGATATTCACAGAACCCACAACAG ACAGATGCTTCTGAATCTGCAGACAGAGATGGAACAACGGGGCAATTATCCAGAAACTCTGAGAAAGCTCCGGAATTTTCTGGG GAAGTACCTGGAGATGTTTGTTTGAGAGGTGACAGTGGAATTCTAGTTAAAGAGAAAGGTTATTCTGAGACATCAACCTCTACAGGTCTTGAGATGGATGAGACATTTCTTAGTCGGGACAATTCTATCTTGTTAGATGTTGAACCGGAACAAGAAACACTTGCTGAAAAGGAACTCAGAAAAACAAGAGTATCTAGTGATTTCTCTCAAGATACTGGTAATGCGAAAATGCATCCAATATCTGTTTTGACAGAATGTGTTGAAGGTGGAAAACAAGTTGAGTTGGCTGAGCAAGATGGGACCGGAAAATGTAATTCAGAAAGTTCGACTGTCTGTGAGTCTTATGATGCTGAAAGGCAACAGTCTGGTTCCTACAATGAAGCAGGGGAGCAAAGCTTGATGGTTGAGAAGACAAATGAGGAATTATACATCTCTTCTAGTATGTCTTTGGACTTCAAGAAAGCTGATGCAGTTTCTTCTAGTCATCTTTCATCTGCAAACATTGAAGAAAACAAACCTTCTTCTCTAGATGCCATCACAAGCAAAGAAATATACAGCCAAGATGTTGCCTTGAGCAATCCTGATGTCTCACAACTGGAGACAGCTGCTGTTTCAGCCCCTGTTACTAATAAGGTGACAGAGAAACTGGAAGGAAAAGTTACAGAGCTGTCTAGTGAGGAACTGGTTTCTGTTTTGTCATCCAGGCCAGAGGACAAGACTGCTTTGGATCCTCCCAGGGCTCAGCCTTctggaaaaaggaagaagaggaaggaaatTCTCTCAAAAGCTGATGCTGCAGGAACTTCAGATCTTTACAATGCATACAAGGGTCCTGAGGAAAAACATGAAATTACCACTACCCCAGAAAGTGTAGATGGTCCTGGAGTAGTAGATGCTGAAAAACCTGTGGTTGCAGATACAGATAAGAATGTTGTTGCTAGCGAGGGAGATGGGCAGAGCAAAGTTGAAGTGGATGATTGGGAAGATGCAGCTGATATCTCCACTCCAAAATTGAAAATACCAGAGAATGGACAGCAAGTCTGTCAAGTAGAGAAATGCAAGGTTGATGACGGAAATGAGAGTATGAGCAGAAAATATTCCAGGGATTTTCTATTAACATTTTCAGAGCAATATACTGATCTTCCTGTGGGATTTGAGATTAGATCTGATATATCTGATGCTTTGATGAGTGTTTCTGTTGGTGCTTCCCTTGTTGTTGACCATGAACCCTATCCTAGTCCTGGAAGGATTACAAATAGATCTCCAGGAGGTTCCCGTGTGGACCGCCATATGGTTGGAACTCTGGATGATGATAAATGGACGAAAGCATCTAGTTCTTTTGCTTCTGTACGTGATCTTCGGCCAGAGATGGGACATGGAGCAGCTATTATGAACTTTCGGCCAGGACAAGGAGTAAGTCATGGGGTTTTAAGGCATCCACGTGGGCAGTCATCCAGTCAGTTTGCTGGTGGCATTCTTTCTGGGCTAGTGCAAACGCTGGCATCTCAGGGAGGGATACCACGTAATGGTGTTGACACAGACAGGTGGCAGCGTTCTCCTGGCACTCAAAGAGGGTTAATACCTTCTCCTCAAACACCTGCGCAAGTAATACACAGAGCTGAGAAAAGATATGAAGTGGGTAAAGCGACCGACAAGGAAGAGGCAAAACAAAGGCAATTGAAAGCCATACTGAACAAACTGACACCTCAGAATTTTGAGAAGCTTTTTCAACAAGTCAAGGAGGTTAATATTGACAATACTGTTACTCTTACAGGTGTAATCTCACAGATTTTTGACAAAGCTTTGATGGAGCCAACTTTCTGTGAGATGTATGCTGATTTCTGTTACCATCTTGCTAATGAATTACCTGATTTCACTGAGGACAGTGAAAAGATTACCTTTAAAAGGTTGCTTCTAAATAAGTGCCAGGAGGAATTTgaaagaggggagagagaggaagctGAAGCTAACAAATCCGAAGAGGAAGGTGAGGCTAAACAATCTGAggaggaaagagagaagaaaaagatcaAGGCACGGAGGCGTATGCTTGGAAATATTCGGCTAATTGGTGAATTGTACAAGAAAAGAATGTTAACGGAGAGAATTATGCATGAATGCATCAAGAAGTTGCTCGGGCAGTACCAGAATCCTGACGAGGAAGATATTGAAGCTTTGTGCAAGTTAATGAGTACAATAGGTGAGATGATAGACCATCCCAAGGCCAAGGAACATATGGATGCATATTTTGACATGATGGCAAAACTATCAACAAATCAGAAGCTATCATCTAGAGTTAGGTTCATGTTGAAGGATGCAATTGATCTGAGAAAGAATAAATGGCAACAAAGAAGGAAAGTTGAAGGCCCAAAGAAAATTGAAGAGGTGCACAGAGATGCAGTGCAAGAGCGGCAAGCTCAAGCAAGTAGATCAGCTCGTGGTTCTGGCATTAGTGCAGCCTCAAGAAGAGGACGACCTGTTGACTATGGTCTGCGAGCATCCAGTATGTTACCTCCTCCAAGCTCCCAGGTTGGTAATATGCACAATTTATCACCTCAGGTCCGTGGTTATGGATCTCAAGGTGTTCGATTGAAGGATAGACATCCATTCGGAAGTAAAACATTGTCAGTTCCCCTTCCTCAAAGACCTAACAATGATGATTCAATTACCCTTGGCCCACAAGGTGGACTTGCTAGGGGTATGTCTGCAAGAGGACACTCTTTGATATCAAATGTTTTGTCGCCTGATATTTCTCCCAGTGTTGGTGACTATCGTAGGATGCCATCAGGTCCAAATGGTTACAGGCGGGCACCTGACAgctcaaaagaagaaataatgccaaaaaatatgCCAGATAGGTTCTCTGGAGCACCACATGATCCAATGAATCCCCAAGATCGTAGTACCTATTTTGGAAGCAGGGGAAAGATTTTAGATTGTTCTTTTGATAGATCTGCAGCAAGTATCATCCCTGCTGGTCATGTGCAGGTATCTTTAAGTGGCAGTGCTGGTGCACCTTCTGAAGTAAAACAGTTGTCTGAAGAGGTTCTGCAGGAAAAATCGATATCAGCAATAAGGGAATTCTATAG TGCCAGAGATGAAGAGGAGGTATCTCTGTgcatcaaagagctgaattgtCCAAACTTTCATCCTGCCATGATATCACTGTGGGTCATAGATTCTTTCGAGCGGAAAGACATGGAGAGGGATATCTTGGCTACACTTCTAGTCAACCTTTGCAAGTCTCCAGATAGCTTGCTGAATCAAGTACAACTCATCCAGGG GTTTGAATCTGCTCTGGCCTCACTGGAGGATGCTGTGAATGATGCTCCCAGAGCAGCAGAGTTTCTCGGCTGCGTTTTTGCGAAAGTTATATTGGAAAATGTGGTTCCACTCAGAGAGGTAGGAAAATTAATTCACCAAGGTGGGGAAGAGCCTGGGCGCTTATTAGAACTGGGACTTGCATCTGAGGTCCTTGGAAGCATCTTGGAGGTGATCAAAAAGGAGAAAGGGGAATCTGTCTTGAATGAGATATGTGCGATCTCCAATCTTCGGCTGGAGGATTTCAGACCACCGCATTCAATCAAGGCAAAGAAATTGGATGCATTTCTTTAG